The following proteins come from a genomic window of Diceros bicornis minor isolate mBicDic1 chromosome 4, mDicBic1.mat.cur, whole genome shotgun sequence:
- the RBM15 gene encoding RNA-binding protein 15 → MRTTGREPLPRRSPRWRRAVPLCETSAGRRVHLLRGDDLRRPATMKGKERSPVKPKRSRGGEDSTSRGERSKKLGGSGGSNGSSSGKTDSGGGSRRSLHLDKSSSRGGSREYDTGGGSSSSRLHSYSSPSTKNSSGGGESRSSSRGGGGESRSSGAASSAPGGGDGGEYKTLKISELGSQLSDEAVEDGLFHEFKRFGDVSVKISHLSGSSSGDERVAFVNFRRPEDARAAKHARGRLVLYDRPLKIEAVYVSRRRSRSPLDKDAYPPSASVVGASVGGHRHPPGGGGGGQRSLSPGGAALGYRDYRLQQLALGRLPPPPPPPLPRELERERDYPFYERVRPAYSLEPRVGAGAGAAPFREVDEISPEDDQRANRTLFLGNLDITVTESDLRRAFDRFGVITEVDIKRPSRGQTSTYGFLKFENLDMSHRAKLAMSGKIIIRNPIKIGYGKATPTTRLWVGGLGPWVPLAALAREFDRFGTIRTIDYRKGDSWAYIQYESLDAAHAAWTHMRGFPLGGPDRRLRVDFADTEHRYQQQYLQPLPLTHYELVTDAFGHRAPDPLRGARDRTPPLLYRDRDRDLYPDSDWVPPPPPVRERSTRTAATAVPAYEPLDSLDRRRDGWSLDRDRGERDLPSSRDQPRKRRLPEESGGRHLDRSPESDRPRKRHCAPSPDRSPELSSSRDRYNSDNDRSSRLLLERASPIRDRRGSLEKSQGDKRDRKNSASAERDRKHRTTAPTEGKSPLKKEDRSDGSAASTSTASSKLKSPSQKQDGGTAPAAAASPKLCLAWQGMLLLKNSNFPSNMHLLQGDLQVASSLLVEGSTGGKVAQLKITQRLRLDQPKLDEVTRRIKVAGPNGYAILLAVPGSSDSRSSSSSVTSDTATSTQRPLRNLVSYLKQKQAAGVISLPVGGNKDKENTGVLHAFPPCEFSQQFLDSPAKALAKSEEDYLVMIIVRAKLVNSG, encoded by the exons ATGAGGACGACGGGGCGGGAGCCTTTGCCGCGGCGGAGTCCAAGATGGCGGCGTGCGGTTCCGCTGTGTGAAACGAGCGCGGGGCGGCGGGTTCATCTGCTCCGCGGAGACGACCTCCGACGGCCCGCAACAATGAAGGGGAAGGAGCGCTCCCCAGTCAAGCCCAAACGCTCGCGTGGTGGCGAGGACTCGACTTCCCGCGGGGAGCGGAGCAAGAAGTTAGGGGGCTCTGGTGGCAGCAATGGGAGCAGCAGCGGAAAGACCGACAGCGGCGGTGGGTCGCGGCGCAGCCTTCATCTGGACAAGTCCAGCAGCCGAGGGGGCAGCCGCGAGTATGACACTGGTGGGGGCAGCTCCAGTAGCCGCTTGCACAGTTACAGCTCCCCAAGCACCAAAAATTCCTCGGGCGGGGGCGAGTCGCGCAGCAGCTCCCGGGGTGGAGGCGGGGAGTCACGTTCCTCTGGGGCCGCCTCCTCAGCTCCCGGCGGCGGGGACGGCGGGGAATACAAGACGCTGAAGATAAGCGAGTTGGGGTCCCAGCTGAGTGACGAAGCAGTGGAGGACGGACTGTTTCACGAGTTCAAACGCTTCGGTGATGTAAGTGTCAAAATCAGTCATCTCTCGGGTTCTAGCAGCGGGGATGAGCGAGTAGCCTTTGTGAACTTCCGGCGGCCAGAGGACGCGCGGGCGGCCAAGCATGCCAGAGGCCGCCTGGTGCTCTATGACCGGCCCCTGAAGATAGAAGCGGTGTATGTGAGCCGGCGCCGCAGCCGCTCCCCTTTAGACAAAGATGCTTATCCTCCGTCAGCCAGCGTGGTCGGGGCCTCTGTAGGTGGTCACCGGCACCcccctggaggaggtggtggaggcCAGAGATCACTTTCACCTGGTGGCGCAGCCTTGGGATACAGAGACTACCGGTTGCAGCAGTTGGCTCTTGGCCGCCTGCCCCCTCCACCTCCGCCACCATTGCCCCGAGAGCTAGAGCGGGAGCGAGACTACCCGTTCTATGAGAGAGTGCGTCCTGCATACAGTCTTGAGCCGAGGGTGGGAGCTGGAGCAGGTGCTGCTCCTTTCAGAGAAGTGGATGAGATCTCACCCGAGGATGATCAGCGAGCTAACCGGACGCTTTTCTTGGGCAACCTAGACATCACTGTGACAGAGAGTGATCTAAGAAGGGCTTTTGACCGCTTTGGAGTCATCACAGAAGTAGACATCAAAAGGCCTTCTCGGGGCCAGACCAGTACCTATGGCTTTCTCAAATTTGAGAACCTAGACATGTCTCATCGGGCCAAACTAGCAATGTCTGGCAAAATTATAATTCGGAATCCTATCAAAATTGGTTATGGTAAAGCTACACCCACCACCCGCCTCTGGGTGGGTGGCCTGGGACCTTGGGTGCCTCTTGCTGCCCTGGCACGAGAGTTTGACCGATTTGGCACCATCCGCACCATAGACTACCGCAAAGGTGATAGTTGGGCATATATCCAATATGAAAGCCTGGATGCAGCTCATGCTGCCTGGACCCATATGCGGGGCTTCCCACTCGGTGGCCCAGATCGCCGCCTTAGAGTAGACTTTGCAGACACAGAACATCGTTACCAGCAGCAGTATCTGCAGCCTCTGCCGTTAACTCATTATGAACTGGTAACAGATGCTTTTGGACATCGGGCACCTGACCCTTTGAGGGGTGCTCGGGATAGGACACCACCCTTACTATACAGAGATCGTGATAGAGACCTTTATCCTGATTCTGATTGggtgccacccccacccccagtccgTGAACGCAGCACTCGGACTGCAGCCACTGCTGTGCCTGCTTATGAGCCACTGGACAGCCTGGATCGCAGGCGGGATGGCTGGTCCTTGGACCGGGACAGAGGTGAGCGAGATCTACCCAGCAGCAGAGACCAGCCTAGGAAGCGAAGGCTGCCTGAGGAGAGTGGGGGGCGGCATCTGGATAGGTCCCCTGAGAGCGACCGTCCACGAAAACGTCACTGTGCTCCTTCTCCTGACCGCAGTCCAGAATTGAGCAGTAGCCGGGATCGCTACAACAGTGACAATGATCGATCTTCCCGTCTTCTCTTGGAAAGGGCCTCTCCAATCAGAGACAGACGAGGTAGTTTGGAGAAAAGCCAAGGTGACAAGCGAGACCGTAAAAACTCAGCATCAGCTGAACGGGATAGGAAGCACCGGACGACTGCTCCCACTGAAGGAAAAAGCCCTCTGAAAAAAGAAGACCGGTCTGATGGGAGTGCAGCAAGCACCAGCACTGCTTCATCGAAGCTGAAGTCTCCTTCCCAGAAACAGGATGGCGGGACAGCCCCTGCAGCAGCAGCCTCTCCCAAACTCTGTTTGGCCTGGCAGGGCATGCTTCTATTGAAGAACAGCAACTTTCCTTCCAACATGCATTTGTTACAGGGAGACCTCCAAGTGGCTAGTAGTCTTCTTGTGGAGGGCTCGACTGGAGGCAAAGTGGCCCAGCTCAAGATTACTCAGCGTCTTCGTTTGGACCAGCCCAAGTTGGATGAAGTAACTCGACGCATCAAAGTGGCAGGGCCCAATGGTTATGCCATTCTTCTGGCTGTGCCTGGAAGTTCTGACAGCAGATCCTCCTCTTCTTCCGTCACGTCAGACACTGCCACCTCTACTCAGAGGCCTCTTAGGAACCTTGTGTCCTATTTAAAGCAAAAGCAGGCCGCTGGGGTGATCAGCCTCCCTGTGGGGGGCAACAAAGACAAGGAAAACACCGGGGTCCTTCACGCCTTCCCACCCTGTGAGTTCTCCCAGCAGTTCCTGGATTCCCCTGCCAAGGCACTGGCCAAATCTGAAGAAGATTACCTGGTCATGATCATTGTCCGTG CAAAACTGGTGAACAGTGGATGA